A stretch of the Symmachiella macrocystis genome encodes the following:
- a CDS encoding DEAD/DEAH box helicase codes for MPETDVKTWEALPNTSPPPESPTPSTSIIRPAPAGADGILRIDAKHDAHSAIAAPQITTMPLDLAANVFASGLNGALRRTPKMECENVPLLGRVTFSPRWRPTSSGVRTTKLTFPDGMEFLPPPKSPEESENLKRIKPPKAQGGSEREKPKSTRIKPPSDALSLEDRLFYVLQPPLETWLAGQELIMPFEPFPYQYEGIGWMFSQKAALLADEMGLGKTMQTITAIRLLLRSGQVRRVLLVCPKPLIPNWQREFKLWAEELPITTLEGDSARRNMLWNMPGVPILLANYEVVVRDFEAFGDDPPKYDLVILDEAQRIKNRDSRTAAMIRSIPRRRSWTLTGTPIENRPEELASLFEFMEVIPPRSNPDMKGLTQLADHYILRRTKDLVMSDLPPRLDRDAHLDLNPAQQHAYDTAERDGVIQLNEMGESISVQHVFELVLRLKQITNFDPLTGDSAKLDRLEADMEEISNSGGKAILFSQWTKCIDWLDEKLKRFNPLVYHGKVPTKKREPILSQFKEDPNCPLLLMSYGTGAVGLNLQFAGYVFLYDRWWNPAVEDQAINRAHRVGQKSQVIVTKFICNNTIEERIDRVLNEKRQIFARVLGDGDSTIASLSLNASEIFGLFDLKARQGEVTRKIAPKAELETK; via the coding sequence ATGCCTGAAACGGATGTCAAGACATGGGAAGCGTTGCCGAATACATCGCCGCCCCCTGAATCGCCCACTCCATCCACGTCGATCATTCGTCCTGCGCCGGCGGGTGCTGACGGGATCCTGCGCATCGACGCGAAACACGATGCGCACTCGGCTATCGCTGCGCCGCAGATCACCACCATGCCGCTGGACCTCGCCGCCAATGTCTTCGCCTCAGGGCTCAACGGCGCGCTGCGGCGGACCCCGAAGATGGAATGTGAAAACGTTCCGCTCCTGGGGCGTGTCACCTTCAGCCCCCGTTGGCGGCCCACTTCAAGCGGCGTGCGAACGACGAAGCTGACGTTTCCCGACGGCATGGAGTTTCTCCCCCCGCCGAAATCCCCCGAGGAATCCGAGAACCTCAAACGTATCAAGCCCCCCAAGGCGCAGGGCGGTTCGGAACGCGAAAAACCAAAATCGACACGCATCAAACCTCCCAGCGACGCACTCTCGCTCGAAGACCGATTGTTCTACGTCCTGCAACCGCCACTGGAAACCTGGTTGGCCGGGCAGGAATTGATCATGCCGTTTGAGCCGTTCCCCTACCAATACGAGGGAATCGGATGGATGTTCTCGCAGAAGGCGGCACTGTTGGCCGACGAGATGGGGCTGGGCAAAACCATGCAAACCATCACTGCGATTCGACTGTTGCTCCGCAGTGGACAAGTGCGCCGCGTGCTGTTGGTCTGCCCCAAGCCGCTGATTCCCAACTGGCAGCGTGAATTTAAATTGTGGGCCGAGGAACTGCCCATCACCACGTTGGAAGGGGACTCCGCCCGCCGCAACATGCTCTGGAACATGCCCGGCGTTCCGATTCTGTTGGCCAATTACGAAGTCGTTGTCCGCGACTTCGAAGCGTTCGGTGATGACCCGCCCAAGTATGACCTCGTCATTTTGGATGAAGCGCAGCGGATTAAAAACCGCGACTCACGCACGGCAGCGATGATCCGCAGCATCCCTCGCCGCCGCAGTTGGACGCTGACCGGCACCCCGATTGAAAACCGGCCTGAGGAATTGGCATCGCTGTTTGAATTCATGGAGGTCATCCCGCCCCGCAGTAACCCTGACATGAAGGGGCTGACCCAACTGGCGGATCATTATATCCTCCGGCGGACCAAAGACCTCGTGATGTCCGATCTGCCTCCCCGCCTGGATCGCGATGCCCATCTGGATCTCAACCCCGCACAACAACACGCCTACGACACGGCCGAACGTGACGGCGTGATCCAACTCAACGAAATGGGAGAATCGATTTCCGTCCAACACGTTTTCGAATTGGTGTTGCGACTGAAACAAATCACCAATTTCGATCCGCTCACCGGCGATAGCGCAAAACTAGATCGCTTAGAAGCCGACATGGAAGAAATCTCTAATTCCGGCGGCAAAGCCATTTTGTTCAGTCAATGGACGAAGTGCATCGACTGGCTCGACGAAAAGCTAAAGCGCTTCAATCCGTTGGTCTATCACGGCAAAGTCCCCACAAAAAAACGGGAGCCCATCCTCAGCCAATTCAAAGAGGATCCCAATTGCCCGTTGTTGCTCATGAGCTACGGGACCGGTGCAGTGGGCTTGAACCTGCAATTCGCAGGATACGTGTTTCTCTACGACCGCTGGTGGAATCCTGCGGTCGAGGACCAGGCGATCAACCGGGCGCACCGTGTCGGTCAAAAAAGTCAGGTGATTGTCACCAAATTCATTTGCAACAACACGATCGAAGAGCGAATCGACCGCGTGCTCAATGAAAAACGGCAGATTTTTGCCCGTGTGCTGGGCGATGGGGATAGCACCATCGCCTCGCTGAGCCTGAATGCGTCGGAAATATTTGGACTTTTCGACCTCAAAGCCCGCCAAGGCGAGGTGACCCGCAAGATTGCTCCCAAGGCGGAACTCGAAACGAAATAA
- a CDS encoding 2Fe-2S iron-sulfur cluster-binding protein, producing the protein MPTIKFIKEKRTLEVPAGSNLRKEALKAGVELYPGVHKHALLNCHGLSVCGSCRVLIKKGMENTSKEGILERMTPLHNPLMAMAKIGHEEEMRLACQTTVNGDIEVETCPPMNWHGDKFWA; encoded by the coding sequence ATGCCCACGATCAAATTCATCAAAGAAAAACGGACTCTCGAAGTCCCCGCCGGTTCTAACTTGCGCAAAGAAGCCTTGAAGGCCGGCGTCGAACTCTATCCCGGAGTTCACAAACACGCGCTGCTCAATTGCCACGGACTCTCCGTTTGTGGTTCCTGCCGCGTGTTGATCAAAAAGGGGATGGAGAACACGAGCAAAGAGGGCATCCTGGAGCGAATGACACCGCTGCACAACCCGTTGATGGCCATGGCCAAAATCGGCCACGAAGAAGAAATGCGACTCGCCTGCCAAACCACCGTCAACGGCGACATCGAAGTCGAAACCTGCCCCCCCATGAACTGGCACGGCGACAAATTCTGGGCCTAG